The following are from one region of the Georgenia sp. M64 genome:
- a CDS encoding DUF222 domain-containing protein, with product MAVTAELPGSPTVALLTTAQDALSQVLATDLLDHPAQVALDVLDQAETLRRQVEALTARALTAVEADGRWALDGARSMATWYRHRSGRHHSAAARKVRQARALRDHLPATATALATGTISVDHAAALVRHTTDTPARQALLRHHDVGEDFLLGHATTMDAQGFTLALRHWALRADPDAADRAYRADADREEFYLAETTDGYVPGGWLSKATGTALLTALDARVGTPAATDTRTPNQRRAGALASLAHLTLDAGILKPFARTRPHLCVTVPFTTLTLLAQTTPTPHHPSCPATTPRPASPGPTGPGVTSPGVTSPGVTSPGPTGPGVTSPGVTSPGPTGPGPGAAFGLTPATTDATGGTGATDPAATTGATSATGAAAARCTCGAPEALISADLDVAAMAAAEPATFPDGTPLPHALLARLACSSGIHRVVFGPDSQPLDVGREERLYTTAQTRAIIARDRHCQYPDCTAPPGEGEIHHSLWWYAHHGPTDLRKGILLCWHHHDHVHNRHITIERHTDRWTFHRRDGTLLGTTTFRTN from the coding sequence ATGGCGGTCACCGCCGAGCTGCCCGGGAGCCCGACCGTCGCCCTGCTCACCACGGCGCAGGACGCCCTGAGCCAGGTTCTGGCGACCGACCTGCTCGACCACCCCGCCCAGGTCGCCCTCGACGTCCTCGACCAGGCCGAGACCCTGCGCCGCCAGGTCGAGGCCCTGACCGCCCGGGCCCTGACCGCGGTCGAGGCCGACGGCCGGTGGGCCCTGGACGGGGCCCGGTCCATGGCCACCTGGTACCGGCACCGCTCCGGCCGCCACCACAGCGCCGCGGCCCGCAAGGTCCGCCAGGCCCGCGCCCTGCGCGACCACCTCCCCGCCACCGCGACCGCCCTGGCGACCGGCACGATCAGCGTCGACCACGCCGCCGCCCTGGTCCGCCACACCACCGACACCCCGGCCCGCCAGGCCCTGCTACGCCACCACGACGTCGGCGAGGACTTCCTCCTGGGCCACGCCACCACCATGGACGCCCAGGGCTTCACCCTGGCCCTGCGCCACTGGGCCCTGCGCGCGGACCCCGACGCCGCCGACCGCGCCTACCGCGCCGACGCCGACCGCGAGGAGTTCTACCTCGCCGAGACCACCGACGGCTACGTCCCCGGCGGGTGGCTCTCCAAAGCCACCGGCACCGCGCTCCTGACCGCCCTCGACGCCCGGGTCGGCACCCCCGCCGCGACCGATACCCGCACCCCCAACCAGCGCCGCGCCGGCGCCCTGGCCTCCCTGGCCCACCTCACCCTCGACGCCGGCATTCTCAAACCCTTCGCCCGCACCCGCCCCCACCTGTGCGTCACCGTCCCCTTCACCACCCTGACCCTGCTCGCCCAGACCACCCCCACCCCCCACCACCCCTCCTGCCCCGCCACCACGCCCCGCCCCGCCAGCCCTGGCCCCACCGGCCCCGGCGTCACCAGCCCCGGCGTCACCAGCCCCGGCGTCACCAGCCCCGGCCCCACCGGCCCCGGCGTCACCAGCCCCGGCGTCACCAGCCCCGGCCCCACCGGCCCCGGCCCGGGCGCGGCGTTCGGCCTCACCCCGGCCACGACCGACGCCACGGGCGGGACCGGCGCCACGGACCCCGCGGCCACCACCGGCGCCACCAGCGCCACCGGCGCCGCGGCCGCCCGGTGTACCTGCGGCGCCCCCGAGGCGCTCATCAGCGCCGACCTCGACGTGGCCGCGATGGCCGCCGCGGAACCCGCCACCTTCCCCGACGGCACCCCCCTGCCCCACGCGCTCCTGGCCCGCCTGGCCTGCTCCTCCGGGATCCACCGCGTGGTGTTCGGGCCCGACTCCCAACCCCTGGACGTCGGCCGCGAGGAACGCCTCTACACCACCGCCCAGACCCGGGCCATCATCGCCCGGGACCGCCACTGCCAGTACCCCGACTGCACCGCCCCACCAGGCGAGGGCGAGATCCACCACTCCCTGTGGTGGTACGCCCACCACGGCCCCACCGACCTCCGCAAAGGCATCCTGCTCTGCTGGCACCACCACGACCACGTCCACAACCGCCACATCACCATCGAACGACACACCGACCGATGGACCTTCCACCGCCGCGACGGCACCCTCCTCGGCACCACCACCTTCCGCACCAACTAG
- a CDS encoding NAD-dependent epimerase/dehydratase family protein, whose translation MKVLVTGASGMLGRAVAGTLRDRGDDVTVLQRREAGIAGVREVRGSVSDADAVAAAVLGHDAVVHLAAKVSFTGAEAEFVRTNVEGTRLLLEASRAAGVARFVFVSSPSVAHTGSSIVGAGTQPARPDLARGSYARTKAAAELLALAADRPGFAVVAVRPHIVWGPGDTQLVQRVVDRAAAGRLPRIGTGAALIDTTYVDNAVSAIVAALERVETVHGEAFVVTNGEPRPVAELIGGMCRAAGVEPPAWSVPVPIARGVGAVVERTWSLLARPDEPPMTRFLAEQLSTAHWFDQRRTRDALGWSPTVGLDEGFARLATHFASH comes from the coding sequence GTGAAGGTGCTCGTCACCGGTGCGTCGGGGATGCTCGGCCGGGCCGTCGCAGGCACGCTCCGGGACCGCGGCGACGACGTCACCGTGCTGCAGCGGCGCGAGGCGGGGATCGCCGGCGTTCGCGAGGTGCGCGGCTCGGTGAGCGACGCCGACGCCGTCGCTGCGGCCGTCCTCGGGCACGACGCCGTCGTCCACCTCGCGGCGAAGGTGTCGTTCACCGGCGCGGAGGCGGAGTTCGTCCGGACGAACGTCGAGGGCACCCGCCTCCTGCTCGAGGCGTCCCGCGCCGCGGGGGTCGCGCGCTTCGTGTTCGTCTCTTCCCCTTCCGTGGCCCACACCGGCTCCTCGATCGTCGGTGCCGGGACGCAACCAGCCCGGCCGGACCTCGCGCGGGGCAGCTACGCACGGACGAAAGCGGCCGCCGAGCTGCTCGCGCTGGCCGCCGACCGTCCCGGCTTCGCGGTCGTCGCCGTGCGGCCGCACATCGTGTGGGGACCGGGCGACACCCAGCTCGTCCAACGTGTGGTGGACCGCGCGGCTGCCGGCCGGCTGCCTCGCATCGGCACCGGCGCCGCTCTCATCGACACCACCTACGTGGACAACGCCGTCTCGGCGATCGTCGCGGCGCTCGAGCGCGTCGAGACCGTCCACGGTGAGGCGTTCGTCGTGACCAACGGTGAGCCCCGGCCGGTGGCCGAGCTGATCGGCGGGATGTGCCGTGCCGCGGGGGTCGAGCCGCCGGCGTGGTCCGTCCCGGTCCCGATCGCCCGCGGCGTCGGAGCCGTGGTGGAGCGGACGTGGTCCCTTCTCGCGCGACCGGACGAGCCGCCGATGACCCGGTTTCTCGCCGAGCAGCTCAGCACCGCGCACTGGTTCGACCAGCGGCGGACGCGCGACGCTCTGGGGTGGAGCCCGACGGTCGGCCTCGACGAGGGGTTCGCACGCCTCGCGACTCACTTCGCCAGCCACTGA
- a CDS encoding alpha/beta fold hydrolase, with protein sequence MSAGSAAPGTTASPGADRTRPLAPAWHGVDPSWSRRVAVDGHDWHLLDNAPSLTGPARGVLLCVHGNPTWSYLWRSVLTAGAAAGWRVVAVDQLEMGWSERTGAHHRLADRVAQLGRLTDALGISGDGDGVVPAAEVGASRGARLPVVAVGHDWGGVVVSGWAVDHPRELAALVLTNTAVHHDDAVPVPGLLRLARRTAIHSAATVLTPAFLEVTLSLASPALAPEVRAAFRSPYTTAERRRGIGAFVEDIPVDASHPSHRELRRVADGVAALDVPALLLWGPRDPVFYGRYLRDLRERLPQADVHRFEGAGHLVVEDADVAGVLVRWLAARGIGLAAAGPEAVDGDTAPHPRGTDAAPLGPSGELPVRGDSAPYEPLWAALDSLADTDGPAVVSLRDGAVTTVTWRRLAADVRHLALGLSDAGVRPGQRVSLLVPPGAELTTALFACLRIGAVVVLADAGLGTAGLTRAVRGADPDVIIGVDRALLGARTLGWPGRRVLVAGAGAGAGAGADALPSRILGAEGTYRDLIEQGRRLESAGIELPPEPAPDADAAVLFTSGSTGPAKGVAYTHRGLAGMRDVVADTYGLSPERPFVAGFAPFALLGTALGATSATPDMDVTAPATLTAGALADAVAAIDARAVFASPSALANVVRTAGELTDAGRSALGRVEVLLSAGAPIAPERLAAAAALVPSASAHTPYGMTEALPVTDVSLEEIRQASADAASGTVRGAGGGTCVGRPVGRARVLVVPLDDVGRAAGEPTDEAGVTGEVLVSAPNLKDRYDRLWATEADSRTWPGWHRTGDVGHLDGRGRLWVEGRLSHVISTAGGVVTPVAVENAALAVNGVRRAAAVGVGPAGTQQVVVVVETDPDAHAGARRSWSLAPAGLARTVRARSTVPLAAVLRVPEIPTDVRHNSKVERTRLAAWAERALAGARVGNP encoded by the coding sequence GTGAGCGCAGGCTCAGCCGCACCGGGAACCACGGCATCGCCCGGCGCTGACCGGACCAGGCCCCTCGCCCCGGCGTGGCACGGGGTCGACCCGTCCTGGTCGCGCCGCGTCGCTGTCGACGGGCACGACTGGCACCTGCTCGACAACGCTCCCTCGCTCACCGGGCCCGCCCGCGGCGTCCTTCTGTGCGTGCACGGCAACCCCACGTGGTCGTACCTGTGGCGCTCGGTGCTCACCGCCGGCGCGGCCGCGGGCTGGCGCGTCGTGGCCGTCGACCAGCTGGAGATGGGCTGGTCCGAACGCACGGGTGCGCACCACCGCCTCGCTGACCGCGTGGCTCAGCTCGGCCGGCTCACCGACGCCCTCGGGATCTCGGGCGACGGAGACGGCGTCGTCCCCGCTGCCGAGGTCGGGGCCTCGCGGGGCGCACGGCTCCCGGTCGTCGCCGTGGGCCACGACTGGGGCGGCGTCGTCGTCTCCGGGTGGGCCGTCGACCACCCGCGGGAGCTGGCAGCCCTCGTCCTGACGAACACGGCCGTCCACCACGACGACGCGGTGCCGGTGCCCGGGCTGCTGCGCCTGGCGCGCCGCACCGCCATCCACAGCGCTGCCACCGTGCTCACGCCGGCATTCCTCGAGGTCACGCTGTCCCTGGCGAGTCCGGCGCTCGCCCCGGAGGTGCGCGCGGCGTTCCGGTCGCCGTACACGACGGCGGAGCGGCGACGGGGGATCGGCGCGTTCGTCGAGGACATCCCGGTCGACGCCAGCCACCCCAGCCACCGGGAGCTGCGCCGTGTCGCCGACGGGGTCGCCGCCCTGGACGTCCCCGCGCTGCTCCTGTGGGGGCCCCGCGACCCGGTCTTCTACGGGCGTTACCTCCGGGATCTTCGCGAGCGACTCCCGCAGGCCGACGTCCACCGCTTCGAGGGCGCCGGCCACCTCGTGGTCGAGGACGCCGACGTCGCCGGCGTGCTGGTGCGCTGGCTGGCGGCGCGCGGGATCGGGCTGGCGGCCGCGGGTCCGGAGGCCGTCGACGGCGACACGGCGCCGCACCCTCGCGGGACCGATGCGGCGCCCCTCGGGCCGAGTGGAGAGCTGCCGGTTCGCGGGGACAGCGCCCCGTACGAGCCGTTGTGGGCGGCCCTGGACTCCCTCGCCGACACCGACGGGCCGGCGGTCGTCTCCCTGCGCGACGGGGCAGTCACGACCGTGACCTGGCGACGCCTCGCCGCCGACGTCCGGCACCTCGCGCTCGGTCTGTCGGACGCCGGGGTCAGGCCGGGGCAACGGGTGAGCCTGCTGGTGCCACCGGGCGCCGAGCTGACGACCGCGCTCTTCGCGTGCCTGCGCATCGGTGCCGTGGTCGTCCTCGCCGACGCCGGGCTCGGGACGGCGGGACTGACGCGGGCCGTCCGCGGCGCAGACCCGGACGTCATCATCGGGGTCGACCGAGCGCTCCTCGGCGCGCGGACCCTGGGGTGGCCCGGTCGGCGCGTCCTCGTCGCGGGCGCGGGCGCGGGTGCGGGCGCGGGTGCAGATGCGCTCCCCAGCCGGATCCTCGGCGCGGAGGGGACCTACCGCGACCTCATCGAGCAGGGGCGGCGGCTCGAGTCCGCCGGCATCGAGCTCCCGCCGGAGCCGGCCCCGGACGCCGACGCCGCGGTGCTCTTCACCTCCGGCTCCACGGGCCCGGCGAAGGGCGTCGCCTACACCCACCGCGGGCTGGCGGGCATGCGCGACGTCGTTGCCGACACCTACGGGCTCTCGCCCGAGCGGCCCTTCGTCGCCGGATTCGCTCCGTTCGCACTGCTCGGCACTGCACTCGGAGCGACGTCGGCCACCCCCGACATGGACGTCACGGCCCCTGCCACGCTCACGGCCGGCGCCCTCGCGGACGCCGTCGCGGCCATCGACGCCCGGGCGGTCTTCGCCTCACCGTCCGCCCTGGCCAACGTGGTACGGACGGCCGGCGAGCTGACGGACGCCGGGCGGTCGGCTCTCGGTCGCGTCGAGGTCCTGCTGTCGGCGGGTGCCCCGATCGCGCCGGAGCGCCTCGCCGCAGCCGCGGCGCTCGTGCCCTCGGCCAGCGCGCACACGCCGTACGGGATGACCGAGGCGCTTCCCGTCACGGACGTCTCGCTCGAGGAGATCCGCCAGGCTTCGGCCGATGCCGCCTCGGGGACGGTCCGAGGGGCCGGCGGCGGCACGTGCGTCGGCCGGCCGGTCGGACGCGCCCGGGTGCTGGTGGTGCCTCTCGACGACGTGGGCCGCGCCGCCGGGGAGCCCACGGACGAGGCCGGCGTGACCGGTGAGGTGCTGGTCTCCGCCCCGAACCTCAAGGACCGCTACGACCGGCTCTGGGCGACAGAGGCCGACTCGCGGACGTGGCCGGGGTGGCACCGCACCGGCGACGTCGGGCATCTCGACGGTCGTGGTCGGCTGTGGGTCGAGGGCAGGTTGAGCCACGTCATCTCGACCGCCGGCGGCGTCGTGACACCAGTCGCGGTGGAGAACGCGGCGCTCGCCGTGAACGGGGTCCGCCGCGCCGCCGCCGTCGGGGTGGGTCCGGCAGGCACCCAACAGGTGGTGGTCGTGGTCGAGACCGACCCCGACGCCCACGCCGGCGCCCGGCGGAGCTGGTCACTGGCTCCGGCGGGCCTGGCGCGGACCGTCCGTGCGCGGTCGACGGTGCCCCTCGCCGCGGTCCTGCGGGTACCGGAGATCCCGACCGACGTCCGGCACAACTCCAAGGTCGAGCGCACCCGACTGGCGGCGTGGGCGGAGCGGGCGCTCGCCGGAGCGAGGGTGGGGAACCCGTGA
- a CDS encoding 3-oxoacyl-ACP synthase III: MRDGNASARYRDSAVVGLAHIEAPVVVTSAEFEERLAPTRRALRLPPNLLERVSGVRERRWWAEGTDFEDMAAEAGAKALAAAGVDPGDVGMLVNTSVSRPHLEPSVAVGVHHRMGLPSSALNFDITNACLGFVNGLQMASAMIDAGQIDYAVVVDAEDVRPTQEDTLRRLAAECVTRGDYTDQFASLTLGDGAAAAVVGRASDRPDGHRILGGVSRAGTEHHRLCVGSFGKMTTDTKSLLTHGLKLVTDAWHEAERSGWDWRRLDRYVTHQISTPYTNAIIEAVDLDPAAVPITFDRWGNVGPAAIAMTLSEQAESLSPGDRVMCLGVGSGLNTTMLELAW; this comes from the coding sequence GTGAGAGACGGAAACGCGAGTGCGCGGTACCGGGACAGCGCCGTGGTCGGGCTGGCCCACATCGAGGCACCGGTGGTGGTGACCTCGGCGGAGTTCGAGGAACGGCTGGCGCCCACGCGGCGCGCGCTGCGGCTGCCGCCGAACCTCCTCGAGCGCGTGTCGGGCGTGCGCGAGCGGCGGTGGTGGGCCGAGGGGACCGACTTCGAGGACATGGCCGCGGAGGCCGGCGCCAAGGCGCTCGCCGCCGCTGGGGTCGACCCTGGCGACGTCGGGATGCTCGTCAACACCTCCGTCTCACGGCCGCACCTGGAGCCCTCGGTGGCGGTCGGGGTGCACCACCGCATGGGCCTGCCGAGCTCGGCCCTCAACTTCGACATCACCAACGCCTGCCTGGGGTTCGTCAACGGGCTGCAGATGGCCTCGGCGATGATCGACGCCGGACAGATCGACTACGCCGTCGTCGTCGACGCCGAGGACGTGCGTCCCACGCAGGAGGACACGCTCCGGAGGCTCGCGGCGGAGTGCGTCACGCGCGGGGACTACACGGACCAGTTCGCCTCTCTCACCCTCGGTGACGGCGCTGCCGCCGCGGTCGTGGGGCGCGCCTCGGACCGGCCGGACGGGCACCGCATCCTCGGTGGGGTCTCCCGTGCCGGCACGGAGCACCACCGCCTCTGCGTCGGGTCGTTCGGCAAGATGACGACCGACACCAAGAGCCTGCTCACCCACGGGCTCAAGCTCGTCACCGACGCGTGGCACGAGGCGGAGCGCTCGGGCTGGGATTGGCGCCGCCTGGACCGCTACGTCACCCACCAGATCTCCACGCCGTACACCAACGCGATCATCGAGGCGGTGGACCTCGACCCCGCGGCCGTGCCGATCACGTTCGACCGCTGGGGCAACGTCGGCCCTGCCGCGATCGCGATGACCCTCTCCGAGCAGGCGGAGAGCCTCAGCCCCGGGGACCGGGTGATGTGCCTCGGGGTCGGGTCGGGCCTCAACACCACGATGCTCGAGCTCGCCTGGTGA